The proteins below are encoded in one region of Ktedonobacterales bacterium:
- a CDS encoding DegV family protein, which produces MAVRVVTDSTADLSKDQAQELGICVVPLTVQFGEEVYRDGVDLESAEFFSKLATSKVTPTTAAPPSGLFEETYRQLIRDGADGILSVQLSSTLSATYNSAILGAEALKAQPVPIEVVDSRSVSGGIGIPVRAAARAAREGKSLAECKAIAEDMLSRMHIYAVLDTLEFLQRGGRIGKARQLLGTLLNVKPMLTVKDGAVLPLENVRTRSRAHERIAQLLEKLGPIETVGIAESDEAIGQQLTTAIRTVYSGPIEYYRLGPVVGTHTGPGTSAVCAVARG; this is translated from the coding sequence GTGGCCGTCCGTGTTGTGACTGATAGTACGGCTGATCTTTCCAAAGATCAGGCACAAGAACTGGGCATTTGTGTGGTTCCGCTCACGGTGCAATTTGGTGAGGAAGTCTATCGTGATGGGGTTGATCTGGAGAGCGCCGAGTTTTTCTCGAAGCTGGCAACCTCGAAAGTGACCCCAACGACGGCGGCCCCTCCCTCCGGCCTGTTTGAAGAGACATACCGGCAGTTGATACGCGATGGCGCCGATGGTATCCTTTCGGTACAGCTCTCATCAACCCTCAGCGCCACGTATAATTCAGCGATCCTTGGGGCGGAGGCGCTTAAAGCCCAGCCTGTGCCTATTGAGGTGGTGGATTCCCGTTCGGTCAGCGGAGGCATTGGTATCCCTGTCAGGGCGGCGGCGCGGGCGGCGCGTGAAGGCAAAAGCCTGGCTGAGTGCAAAGCGATTGCCGAGGATATGCTCTCACGCATGCACATTTACGCGGTACTGGATACGCTGGAGTTTTTGCAGCGCGGCGGGCGTATTGGCAAGGCGCGGCAGTTGCTTGGCACACTCCTGAACGTTAAGCCGATGCTGACCGTCAAGGATGGGGCAGTGCTGCCGCTGGAGAATGTACGCACTCGTTCCAGAGCGCATGAGCGTATCGCTCAGTTGTTGGAAAAGCTGGGGCCGATTGAGACTGTGGGTATTGCTGAATCGGATGAAGCGATTGGGCAGCAGTTGACAACGGCGATCCGAACAGTCTATTCCGGTCCAATAGAGTATTATCGGCTTGGCCCTGTGGTTGGCACGCACACCGGCCCTGGTACATCGGCGGTTTGTGCTGTCGCCAGGGGGTAG
- a CDS encoding DUF2203 domain-containing protein, whose product MAKHFTREEAEALLPQITPLLLDLQQRHGALLPLRQDLETLRQRMRGNGHGLHERLEQLNRQYATLLEEVNRLIRRIYAFGCQLKDPAMGLIDFPTLRDGREILLCWRLGEEGIHWWHETTTGFQGRQPLD is encoded by the coding sequence ATGGCGAAGCATTTCACCCGTGAAGAGGCAGAGGCTCTGTTACCACAGATTACGCCGCTGTTGCTCGATTTACAGCAGCGACATGGCGCGCTGCTGCCGCTGCGGCAGGATTTGGAAACCCTCCGGCAGCGTATGCGGGGCAATGGGCATGGCCTGCATGAGCGGCTAGAGCAGCTCAATCGCCAGTATGCGACGCTGCTGGAGGAGGTGAATCGCCTGATTCGCCGCATTTACGCTTTCGGCTGCCAGTTGAAAGACCCGGCGATGGGGCTGATTGATTTTCCAACGCTGCGCGATGGCCGTGAAATCTTGCTCTGCTGGCGGCTTGGCGAAGAAGGGATTCACTGGTGGCATGAAACCACAACTGGCTTTCAGGGCCGCCAGCCGCTCGATTGA